A portion of the Panthera tigris isolate Pti1 chromosome E1, P.tigris_Pti1_mat1.1, whole genome shotgun sequence genome contains these proteins:
- the KIF19 gene encoding kinesin-like protein KIF19 isoform X2 → MKDSRDSKDQQLMVALRVRPISVAELEEGATLIAHKVDEQMVVLMDPMEDPDDILRAHRSREKSYLFDVAFDFTATQEMVYQATTKSLIEGVISGYNATVFAYGPTGCGKTYTMLGTDREPGIYVRTLNDLFRAIEETSNDMEYEVSMSYLEIYNEMIRDLLNPALGYLELREDSKGVIQVAGITEVSTINAKEIMQLLMKGNRQRTQEPTAANQTSSRSHAVLQVAVRQRSRVKNVLQEVRQGRLFMIDLAGSERASQTQNRGQRMKEGAHINRSLLALGNCINALSDKNSNKYINYRDSKLTRLLKDSLGGNSRTVMIAHISPASSAFEESRNTLTYAGRAKNIKTRVKQNLLNVSYHIAQYTSIIADLRGEIQRLKCKIDEQGGRGQARGRPERGDIRHIQAEVQLHSEQGEQAEMGQLREQLISAFQEQMDVRRQLLELENHAMEVQIDTSRHLLTIAGWEHEKSRRALKWREEQRKESYTKDDSEKDSDTGDDQPDTLEPPEVASARESIAALVGEQKKLRKQKLALEQRCRELRARGRRLEETLPRRIGSEEQREVLSLLCRVHELEVENTEMQSHALLRDGALRHRREAVRRLEQHRSLCDEIIQGQRQIIDDYNLAVPQRLEDLYEVYLRELEEGSLERATIMDRVASRALQDSSLPRIAPAGTALTPESDPESVKTLSSEVQRPQNSILPPLSTESEANRVFKASPRAWHVKSSSVPTPPPIQIGGLVTQEVPPEDGPVSLSSRINSSPDSKKKEILTGTKCISVKAARRRSRALGAEGRHLLAPAMECSSLSLPSLSEADSQPRGPLACKRPPSPTLQHAASEDNLSSSTGEAPSQAVGPVGDGPGPWMRGQKKSPGKRREESLEAKKRKRRSRSFEVTGQGLSRPKTHLLGPRPTESISDHRVPVCGHPAPGIRHLGKVTLPLAKVKLPPSQSTGPGDPLPLAVPSNPAGISRRAARGPRLPHGASTHGKDVRFRHT, encoded by the exons ATGGTGGTTCTCATGGACCCAATGGAGGACCCCGATGATATCCTTCGAGCACACCGTTCCCGGGAGAAGTCCTACCTGTTTGACGTGGCCTTTGACTTCACCGCCACCCAG GAGATGGTGTATCAGGCCACCACCAAGAGCCTCATCGAAGGCGTCATCTCAGGCTACAACGCCACTGTCTTTGCTTATGGCCCCACAG GCTGTGGGAAAACCTACACTATGCTGGGCACGGACCGTGAGCCTGGCATCTACGTTCGGACCCTCAATGACCTCTTCCGTGCCATTGAGGAGACCAGCAATGACATGGAATATGAGGTGTCCATGTCCTACCTGGAG atcTACAATGAGATGATCCGGGACCTGCTGAACCCCGCCCTGGGGTACCTAGAGCTGAGGGAGGACTCCAAAGGGGTGATCCAGGTGGCTGGAATCACTGAGGTCTCCACCATCAATGCCAAAGAG ATCATGCAGCTGCTGATGAAGGGGAACCGGCAGAGGACCCAGGAGCCCACGGCGGCCAACCAGACGTCCTCCCGCTCCCACGCCGTGCTCCAGGTGGCCGTGCGCCAGCGCAGCCGGGTCAAAAATGTCCTGCAGGAGGTGCGGCAGGGCCGCCTGTTCATGATTGACCTGGCTGGCTCTGAGCGTGCCTCCCAG acacagAACCGTGGGCAGCGCATGAAGGAGGGGGCCCACATCAACCGCTCCCTGCTGGCCCTGGGCAACTGCATCAACGCGCTGAGCGACAAGAACAGTAACAAGTACATCAACTACCGCGACAGCAAGCTCACGAGGCTCCTGAAG GATTCCCTGGGCGGGAACAGCCGCACCGTGATGATCGCCCACATCAGTCCCGCGAGCAGCGCCTTTGAGGAGTCCCGGAACACCCTGACCTACGCTGGCCGGGCCAAGAACATCAAGACCAGG GTGAAACAGAATCTGCTCAACGTCTCCTACCACATCGCCCAGTACACCAGCATCATCGCGGACCTGCGGGGCGAGATCCAGAGGCTCAAGTGCAAGATCGATGAGCAGGGTGGGCGGGGCCAGGCCCGGGGCCGGCCGGAGCGGGGTGACATCCGCCACATCCAAG CCGAGGTCCAACTTCACAGTGAGCAGGGCGAGCAGGCCGAGATGGGACAGTTGCGGGAGCAGCTCATCAGCGCCTTCCAGGAGCAGATGGACGTTCGGAGGCAGCTGCTGGAGCTGGAGAACCACGCCATGGAGGTCCAGATCGACACCTCCCGCCACCTGCTCACCATTGCCGG CTGGGAGCACGAGAAGTCACGCAGGGCGCTCAAATGGCGGGAGGAGCAGCGGAAGGAATCCTACACCAAGGACGACAGCGAGAAGGACTCAGACACGGGCGATGACCAGCCAGACACCCTGGAGCCCCCAGAAGTGGCCTCGGCCCGGGAGAGCATTGCTGCCCTGGTGGGCGAGCAGAAGAAGCTGCGGAAGCAGAAG CTGGCGCTGGAGCAGCGCTGCCGCGAGCTGCGGGCGCGGGGCCGGCGCCTGGAGGAGACGCTGCCGCGGCGCATCGGCTCCGAGGAGCAGCGCGAGGTGCTCAGCCTGCTGTGCCGCGTGCACGAGCTGGAGGTGGAGAACACGGAGATGCAGTCGCACGCGCTGCTCCGGGACGGCGCGCTCCGCCACCGCCGCGAGGCCGTGCGCCGCCTGGAGCAGCACCGCAGCCTCTGCGACGAGATCATCCAAGGCCAGCGGCAGATCATCGACG ACTACAACCTGGCCGTCCCGCAACGCCTGGAGGACCTATATGAAGTGTACCTGCGGGAGCTGGAGGAGGGCAGCCTGGAGCGGGCCACCATCATGGACCGAGTGGCCTCTCGGGCCCTGCAG GACAGCTCCTTGCCCAGAATTGCCCCAGCAGGAACCGCGCTGACTCCGGAGTCTGACCCGGAGAGTGTGAAGACGCTGAGCTCTGAGGTCCAGCGCCCGCAGAACAGCATCCTCCCGCCCCTCAGCACGGAGAG TGAAGCCAACCGCGTGTTCAAAGCCAGTCCCCGGGCCTGGCACGTGAAGAGCTCCTctgtgcccaccccaccccccatccagaTCGGCGGCCTGGTGACCCAGGAG GTGCCCCCTGAGGATGGCCCGGTCAGCCTGAGCAGCCGGATCAACTCTTCCCCCGACAGCA AGAAGAAGGAGATCCTGACGGGCACCAAGTGCATCTCAGTGAAGGCGGCCAGGCGGCGCTCGCGGGCTTTGGGCGCCGAGGGGCGCCACCTGCTGGCACCTGCGATGGAGTGCAGCAGCCTGTCTCTGCCCTCGCTGAGTGAGGCCGATTCGCAGCCCCGGGGCCCTCTGGCCTGCAAGCGGCCACCCAGCCCCACGCTGCAGCACGCTGCCAGTGAGGACAACCTGTCTAGCAGCACAGGCGAGGCCCCATCCCAGGCAGTCGGGCCTGTCGGCGACGGCCCCGGGCCCTGGATGCGTGGCCAGAAGAAAAGCCCGGGCAAGAGACGGGAGGAGTCCCTGGAGGCCAAGAAGAGGAAACGGAGGTCCCGGTCCTTTGAGGTCACGGGGCAAGGG CTCTCCCGCCCCAAGACACACCTCCTGGGGCCCCGTCCCACAGAGAGCATCTCGGACCACAGGGTGCCCGTGTGTGGACACCCAGCACCTGGTATCCGGCATCTGGGAAAGGTCACGCTGCCTTTGGCCAAGGTCAAACTCCCTCCAAGCCAGAGCACGG GCCCTGGGGACCCCTTACCCCTCGCTGTTCCCTCCAACCCAGCTGGTATTTCCCGACGGGCTGCCCGTGGGCCCCGCCTGCCTCATGGCGCAAGCACCCATGGCAAAGACGTACGCTTCCGGCATACCTGA
- the KIF19 gene encoding kinesin-like protein KIF19 isoform X1 has product MKDSRDSKDQQLMVALRVRPISVAELEEGATLIAHKVDEQMVVLMDPMEDPDDILRAHRSREKSYLFDVAFDFTATQEMVYQATTKSLIEGVISGYNATVFAYGPTGCGKTYTMLGTDREPGIYVRTLNDLFRAIEETSNDMEYEVSMSYLEIYNEMIRDLLNPALGYLELREDSKGVIQVAGITEVSTINAKEIMQLLMKGNRQRTQEPTAANQTSSRSHAVLQVAVRQRSRVKNVLQEVRQGRLFMIDLAGSERASQTQNRGQRMKEGAHINRSLLALGNCINALSDKNSNKYINYRDSKLTRLLKDSLGGNSRTVMIAHISPASSAFEESRNTLTYAGRAKNIKTRVKQNLLNVSYHIAQYTSIIADLRGEIQRLKCKIDEQGGRGQARGRPERGDIRHIQAEVQLHSEQGEQAEMGQLREQLISAFQEQMDVRRQLLELENHAMEVQIDTSRHLLTIAGWEHEKSRRALKWREEQRKESYTKDDSEKDSDTGDDQPDTLEPPEVASARESIAALVGEQKKLRKQKLALEQRCRELRARGRRLEETLPRRIGSEEQREVLSLLCRVHELEVENTEMQSHALLRDGALRHRREAVRRLEQHRSLCDEIIQGQRQIIDDYNLAVPQRLEDLYEVYLRELEEGSLERATIMDRVASRALQDSSLPRIAPAGTALTPESDPESVKTLSSEVQRPQNSILPPLSTESEANRVFKASPRAWHVKSSSVPTPPPIQIGGLVTQEVPPEDGPVSLSSRINSSPDSSENLSEIPLSYKEKKEILTGTKCISVKAARRRSRALGAEGRHLLAPAMECSSLSLPSLSEADSQPRGPLACKRPPSPTLQHAASEDNLSSSTGEAPSQAVGPVGDGPGPWMRGQKKSPGKRREESLEAKKRKRRSRSFEVTGQGLSRPKTHLLGPRPTESISDHRVPVCGHPAPGIRHLGKVTLPLAKVKLPPSQSTGPGDPLPLAVPSNPAGISRRAARGPRLPHGASTHGKDVRFRHT; this is encoded by the exons ATGGTGGTTCTCATGGACCCAATGGAGGACCCCGATGATATCCTTCGAGCACACCGTTCCCGGGAGAAGTCCTACCTGTTTGACGTGGCCTTTGACTTCACCGCCACCCAG GAGATGGTGTATCAGGCCACCACCAAGAGCCTCATCGAAGGCGTCATCTCAGGCTACAACGCCACTGTCTTTGCTTATGGCCCCACAG GCTGTGGGAAAACCTACACTATGCTGGGCACGGACCGTGAGCCTGGCATCTACGTTCGGACCCTCAATGACCTCTTCCGTGCCATTGAGGAGACCAGCAATGACATGGAATATGAGGTGTCCATGTCCTACCTGGAG atcTACAATGAGATGATCCGGGACCTGCTGAACCCCGCCCTGGGGTACCTAGAGCTGAGGGAGGACTCCAAAGGGGTGATCCAGGTGGCTGGAATCACTGAGGTCTCCACCATCAATGCCAAAGAG ATCATGCAGCTGCTGATGAAGGGGAACCGGCAGAGGACCCAGGAGCCCACGGCGGCCAACCAGACGTCCTCCCGCTCCCACGCCGTGCTCCAGGTGGCCGTGCGCCAGCGCAGCCGGGTCAAAAATGTCCTGCAGGAGGTGCGGCAGGGCCGCCTGTTCATGATTGACCTGGCTGGCTCTGAGCGTGCCTCCCAG acacagAACCGTGGGCAGCGCATGAAGGAGGGGGCCCACATCAACCGCTCCCTGCTGGCCCTGGGCAACTGCATCAACGCGCTGAGCGACAAGAACAGTAACAAGTACATCAACTACCGCGACAGCAAGCTCACGAGGCTCCTGAAG GATTCCCTGGGCGGGAACAGCCGCACCGTGATGATCGCCCACATCAGTCCCGCGAGCAGCGCCTTTGAGGAGTCCCGGAACACCCTGACCTACGCTGGCCGGGCCAAGAACATCAAGACCAGG GTGAAACAGAATCTGCTCAACGTCTCCTACCACATCGCCCAGTACACCAGCATCATCGCGGACCTGCGGGGCGAGATCCAGAGGCTCAAGTGCAAGATCGATGAGCAGGGTGGGCGGGGCCAGGCCCGGGGCCGGCCGGAGCGGGGTGACATCCGCCACATCCAAG CCGAGGTCCAACTTCACAGTGAGCAGGGCGAGCAGGCCGAGATGGGACAGTTGCGGGAGCAGCTCATCAGCGCCTTCCAGGAGCAGATGGACGTTCGGAGGCAGCTGCTGGAGCTGGAGAACCACGCCATGGAGGTCCAGATCGACACCTCCCGCCACCTGCTCACCATTGCCGG CTGGGAGCACGAGAAGTCACGCAGGGCGCTCAAATGGCGGGAGGAGCAGCGGAAGGAATCCTACACCAAGGACGACAGCGAGAAGGACTCAGACACGGGCGATGACCAGCCAGACACCCTGGAGCCCCCAGAAGTGGCCTCGGCCCGGGAGAGCATTGCTGCCCTGGTGGGCGAGCAGAAGAAGCTGCGGAAGCAGAAG CTGGCGCTGGAGCAGCGCTGCCGCGAGCTGCGGGCGCGGGGCCGGCGCCTGGAGGAGACGCTGCCGCGGCGCATCGGCTCCGAGGAGCAGCGCGAGGTGCTCAGCCTGCTGTGCCGCGTGCACGAGCTGGAGGTGGAGAACACGGAGATGCAGTCGCACGCGCTGCTCCGGGACGGCGCGCTCCGCCACCGCCGCGAGGCCGTGCGCCGCCTGGAGCAGCACCGCAGCCTCTGCGACGAGATCATCCAAGGCCAGCGGCAGATCATCGACG ACTACAACCTGGCCGTCCCGCAACGCCTGGAGGACCTATATGAAGTGTACCTGCGGGAGCTGGAGGAGGGCAGCCTGGAGCGGGCCACCATCATGGACCGAGTGGCCTCTCGGGCCCTGCAG GACAGCTCCTTGCCCAGAATTGCCCCAGCAGGAACCGCGCTGACTCCGGAGTCTGACCCGGAGAGTGTGAAGACGCTGAGCTCTGAGGTCCAGCGCCCGCAGAACAGCATCCTCCCGCCCCTCAGCACGGAGAG TGAAGCCAACCGCGTGTTCAAAGCCAGTCCCCGGGCCTGGCACGTGAAGAGCTCCTctgtgcccaccccaccccccatccagaTCGGCGGCCTGGTGACCCAGGAG GTGCCCCCTGAGGATGGCCCGGTCAGCCTGAGCAGCCGGATCAACTCTTCCCCCGACAGCAGTGAGAACCTATCAGAGATCCCCTTGTCCTACAAAG AGAAGAAGGAGATCCTGACGGGCACCAAGTGCATCTCAGTGAAGGCGGCCAGGCGGCGCTCGCGGGCTTTGGGCGCCGAGGGGCGCCACCTGCTGGCACCTGCGATGGAGTGCAGCAGCCTGTCTCTGCCCTCGCTGAGTGAGGCCGATTCGCAGCCCCGGGGCCCTCTGGCCTGCAAGCGGCCACCCAGCCCCACGCTGCAGCACGCTGCCAGTGAGGACAACCTGTCTAGCAGCACAGGCGAGGCCCCATCCCAGGCAGTCGGGCCTGTCGGCGACGGCCCCGGGCCCTGGATGCGTGGCCAGAAGAAAAGCCCGGGCAAGAGACGGGAGGAGTCCCTGGAGGCCAAGAAGAGGAAACGGAGGTCCCGGTCCTTTGAGGTCACGGGGCAAGGG CTCTCCCGCCCCAAGACACACCTCCTGGGGCCCCGTCCCACAGAGAGCATCTCGGACCACAGGGTGCCCGTGTGTGGACACCCAGCACCTGGTATCCGGCATCTGGGAAAGGTCACGCTGCCTTTGGCCAAGGTCAAACTCCCTCCAAGCCAGAGCACGG GCCCTGGGGACCCCTTACCCCTCGCTGTTCCCTCCAACCCAGCTGGTATTTCCCGACGGGCTGCCCGTGGGCCCCGCCTGCCTCATGGCGCAAGCACCCATGGCAAAGACGTACGCTTCCGGCATACCTGA
- the KIF19 gene encoding kinesin-like protein KIF19 isoform X4 — protein sequence MSRWWFSWTQWRTPMISFEHTVPGRSPTCLTWPLTSPPPRRWCIRPPPRASSKASSQATTPLSLLMAPQAVGKPTLCWARTVSLASTFGPSMTSSVPLRRPAMTWNMRCPCPTWRPPPGTLCAWVQIYNEMIRDLLNPALGYLELREDSKGVIQVAGITEVSTINAKEIMQLLMKGNRQRTQEPTAANQTSSRSHAVLQVAVRQRSRVKNVLQEVRQGRLFMIDLAGSERASQTQNRGQRMKEGAHINRSLLALGNCINALSDKNSNKYINYRDSKLTRLLKDSLGGNSRTVMIAHISPASSAFEESRNTLTYAGRAKNIKTRVKQNLLNVSYHIAQYTSIIADLRGEIQRLKCKIDEQGGRGQARGRPERGDIRHIQAEVQLHSEQGEQAEMGQLREQLISAFQEQMDVRRQLLELENHAMEVQIDTSRHLLTIAGWEHEKSRRALKWREEQRKESYTKDDSEKDSDTGDDQPDTLEPPEVASARESIAALVGEQKKLRKQKLALEQRCRELRARGRRLEETLPRRIGSEEQREVLSLLCRVHELEVENTEMQSHALLRDGALRHRREAVRRLEQHRSLCDEIIQGQRQIIDDYNLAVPQRLEDLYEVYLRELEEGSLERATIMDRVASRALQDSSLPRIAPAGTALTPESDPESVKTLSSEVQRPQNSILPPLSTESEANRVFKASPRAWHVKSSSVPTPPPIQIGGLVTQEVPPEDGPVSLSSRINSSPDSSENLSEIPLSYKEKKEILTGTKCISVKAARRRSRALGAEGRHLLAPAMECSSLSLPSLSEADSQPRGPLACKRPPSPTLQHAASEDNLSSSTGEAPSQAVGPVGDGPGPWMRGQKKSPGKRREESLEAKKRKRRSRSFEVTGQGLSRPKTHLLGPRPTESISDHRVPVCGHPAPGIRHLGKVTLPLAKVKLPPSQSTGPGDPLPLAVPSNPAGISRRAARGPRLPHGASTHGKDVRFRHT from the exons ATGGTGGTTCTCATGGACCCAATGGAGGACCCCGATGATATCCTTCGAGCACACCGTTCCCGGGAGAAGTCCTACCTGTTTGACGTGGCCTTTGACTTCACCGCCACCCAG GAGATGGTGTATCAGGCCACCACCAAGAGCCTCATCGAAGGCGTCATCTCAGGCTACAACGCCACTGTCTTTGCTTATGGCCCCACAG GCTGTGGGAAAACCTACACTATGCTGGGCACGGACCGTGAGCCTGGCATCTACGTTCGGACCCTCAATGACCTCTTCCGTGCCATTGAGGAGACCAGCAATGACATGGAATATGAGGTGTCCATGTCCTACCTGGAG GCCACCTCCAGGAACCCTGTGTGCGTGGGTACAG atcTACAATGAGATGATCCGGGACCTGCTGAACCCCGCCCTGGGGTACCTAGAGCTGAGGGAGGACTCCAAAGGGGTGATCCAGGTGGCTGGAATCACTGAGGTCTCCACCATCAATGCCAAAGAG ATCATGCAGCTGCTGATGAAGGGGAACCGGCAGAGGACCCAGGAGCCCACGGCGGCCAACCAGACGTCCTCCCGCTCCCACGCCGTGCTCCAGGTGGCCGTGCGCCAGCGCAGCCGGGTCAAAAATGTCCTGCAGGAGGTGCGGCAGGGCCGCCTGTTCATGATTGACCTGGCTGGCTCTGAGCGTGCCTCCCAG acacagAACCGTGGGCAGCGCATGAAGGAGGGGGCCCACATCAACCGCTCCCTGCTGGCCCTGGGCAACTGCATCAACGCGCTGAGCGACAAGAACAGTAACAAGTACATCAACTACCGCGACAGCAAGCTCACGAGGCTCCTGAAG GATTCCCTGGGCGGGAACAGCCGCACCGTGATGATCGCCCACATCAGTCCCGCGAGCAGCGCCTTTGAGGAGTCCCGGAACACCCTGACCTACGCTGGCCGGGCCAAGAACATCAAGACCAGG GTGAAACAGAATCTGCTCAACGTCTCCTACCACATCGCCCAGTACACCAGCATCATCGCGGACCTGCGGGGCGAGATCCAGAGGCTCAAGTGCAAGATCGATGAGCAGGGTGGGCGGGGCCAGGCCCGGGGCCGGCCGGAGCGGGGTGACATCCGCCACATCCAAG CCGAGGTCCAACTTCACAGTGAGCAGGGCGAGCAGGCCGAGATGGGACAGTTGCGGGAGCAGCTCATCAGCGCCTTCCAGGAGCAGATGGACGTTCGGAGGCAGCTGCTGGAGCTGGAGAACCACGCCATGGAGGTCCAGATCGACACCTCCCGCCACCTGCTCACCATTGCCGG CTGGGAGCACGAGAAGTCACGCAGGGCGCTCAAATGGCGGGAGGAGCAGCGGAAGGAATCCTACACCAAGGACGACAGCGAGAAGGACTCAGACACGGGCGATGACCAGCCAGACACCCTGGAGCCCCCAGAAGTGGCCTCGGCCCGGGAGAGCATTGCTGCCCTGGTGGGCGAGCAGAAGAAGCTGCGGAAGCAGAAG CTGGCGCTGGAGCAGCGCTGCCGCGAGCTGCGGGCGCGGGGCCGGCGCCTGGAGGAGACGCTGCCGCGGCGCATCGGCTCCGAGGAGCAGCGCGAGGTGCTCAGCCTGCTGTGCCGCGTGCACGAGCTGGAGGTGGAGAACACGGAGATGCAGTCGCACGCGCTGCTCCGGGACGGCGCGCTCCGCCACCGCCGCGAGGCCGTGCGCCGCCTGGAGCAGCACCGCAGCCTCTGCGACGAGATCATCCAAGGCCAGCGGCAGATCATCGACG ACTACAACCTGGCCGTCCCGCAACGCCTGGAGGACCTATATGAAGTGTACCTGCGGGAGCTGGAGGAGGGCAGCCTGGAGCGGGCCACCATCATGGACCGAGTGGCCTCTCGGGCCCTGCAG GACAGCTCCTTGCCCAGAATTGCCCCAGCAGGAACCGCGCTGACTCCGGAGTCTGACCCGGAGAGTGTGAAGACGCTGAGCTCTGAGGTCCAGCGCCCGCAGAACAGCATCCTCCCGCCCCTCAGCACGGAGAG TGAAGCCAACCGCGTGTTCAAAGCCAGTCCCCGGGCCTGGCACGTGAAGAGCTCCTctgtgcccaccccaccccccatccagaTCGGCGGCCTGGTGACCCAGGAG GTGCCCCCTGAGGATGGCCCGGTCAGCCTGAGCAGCCGGATCAACTCTTCCCCCGACAGCAGTGAGAACCTATCAGAGATCCCCTTGTCCTACAAAG AGAAGAAGGAGATCCTGACGGGCACCAAGTGCATCTCAGTGAAGGCGGCCAGGCGGCGCTCGCGGGCTTTGGGCGCCGAGGGGCGCCACCTGCTGGCACCTGCGATGGAGTGCAGCAGCCTGTCTCTGCCCTCGCTGAGTGAGGCCGATTCGCAGCCCCGGGGCCCTCTGGCCTGCAAGCGGCCACCCAGCCCCACGCTGCAGCACGCTGCCAGTGAGGACAACCTGTCTAGCAGCACAGGCGAGGCCCCATCCCAGGCAGTCGGGCCTGTCGGCGACGGCCCCGGGCCCTGGATGCGTGGCCAGAAGAAAAGCCCGGGCAAGAGACGGGAGGAGTCCCTGGAGGCCAAGAAGAGGAAACGGAGGTCCCGGTCCTTTGAGGTCACGGGGCAAGGG CTCTCCCGCCCCAAGACACACCTCCTGGGGCCCCGTCCCACAGAGAGCATCTCGGACCACAGGGTGCCCGTGTGTGGACACCCAGCACCTGGTATCCGGCATCTGGGAAAGGTCACGCTGCCTTTGGCCAAGGTCAAACTCCCTCCAAGCCAGAGCACGG GCCCTGGGGACCCCTTACCCCTCGCTGTTCCCTCCAACCCAGCTGGTATTTCCCGACGGGCTGCCCGTGGGCCCCGCCTGCCTCATGGCGCAAGCACCCATGGCAAAGACGTACGCTTCCGGCATACCTGA